The region GCCGGAACAAAAGTTTGACGCAAAGGTCTATGTCCGGGTCACCGCCGATTTCTCGGAAGAAGGAGTCATGCTGCCGCGAGAACTGGTCTGGGAAGACGGGGAGCGGTATGCCATTGACCGTGTCATCGATATCCGGCAGGCGGCCGCTTTGAAAGCCGGAGGGCAGGGCGACCGCTACACCGTTATGATTCGAGGCCAAAAGAGTTATCTGTTTTTCGAACGAAGCGCCGATTTGACCGGGTCAGTCATCGGGCGCTGGTTTGCGGAGAGGAAATAAAAGAATTAAAAAATTTTTCATTTCATGTTGATAAAATGCGGGTTTCGCGGGAACTTATCGCCGAACGCGCAATCAAGCGCTTCGGAAAGGTGAAATGAAAAATGGAAAACGTCACATTGGCTCAGGAATTCGACGAAAAGCAGATTCTGATTCAGGCGAGGGAACAATACCAAAAGAAAATCAAAGAGCGGCTGCCGATGCCTTCGCCGGAACGGCTCGAACTGCTGCTCAGCGGAAAACGCTATAAAGCGGGGAAGCATCCCCCGGCCGTCGTGACGGATGAAATCAAAGCGGCGCAATTCGATTTTGCCTGTATGACGGCAAGGCAGCTGTTTGTGAAATGGGAAACCATACAGGACATCAAAATCACAAAACCGACGAAAGCCATTCCCATCGGAACCGTGACGCTTCTGCTTGAGCCCGTAAAGACAAACCATTTGAACGCGGAGCCGTATGAGCATTTTCTTGATATGGTCATGTGCGCGGATTCCATGGTCATTCGGGTGATAAAGGGCGCGCTTTGCCTGTATTTCACGTTTTGTGACATTCTTGTGCCGGAGCGGAAGGAGAGGGGCTGAAGAGCCCGACGGAATGCCGAATAAAGGCATCAATCGGCGTTGAATCTTCAGAACGTCTGATATATAATAAAAGAAACTGAAAAGAGGTGCATTTATTTGAAAAAGGGCATCAGTATCTGGTCGTTTTCACAGGCCTCTCTTGAAACCTGCTTTCAGCTTGCCGAAAAAGCCGGGTTTGACGGAGTCGAAGTCGCTCTCGCCGAAACCGGCGAAATCAATCTCGGGTCAACGAAAAAAGAACTTTTAAAAATCAAAGAAACCGCCGAAAAAGCCGGAATCGAGCTTTACAGCGTCGCAAGCGGCCTTTACTGGACCTGTAACTATACCGCGTCCGATCCGGCGATCCGGGAAAAAGCCAAAGAGATCACCAAAAAGCAGCTTGAAATTGCGTCCCGGCTGGGATGTGACACGATTCTCGTGGTTCCGGGCGCGGTCGGTGTGGATTTTATGCCCGGTACTGAAGTCATTGAATATGACGTCGCCTACGAGCGCGCGTCACAAGCTCTGAAGGAACTTGCTCCTTTTGCGGAGGAACTTGGGGTAACCATCGGTGTGGAAAACGTCTGGAATCAGTTTTTGCTGTCTCCCCTTGAAATGGCCGGGTTTATCGACGGGATCGGAAGCGCTTATGTCGGCGCCTATTTCGATGTGGGGAACGTCATGTACAGCGGATATCCGGAACACTGGATCAAAATTCTCGGAAAAAGAATCAAAAAGGTTCATTTTAAGGACTATCGAAAAGCTGCGGGCGGGCTCCACGGATTTGTGGATCTGCTCGCCGGAGACGTCAATTTCCCCGCAGTGATGAGGAGTTTTTCCAAGATCGGTTATGACGGCTGGGTGACCGCCGAAATGCTTCCGCCGTATAAATTCTTCTCCGAGACGATACTCTATAACACGTCGAACGCCATGGACAAAATACTGGGAAGGACTTGATAAAGTGAAAAAAATAGGACTGATCGGCTGCGGTTTCATGGGCGGCATGCACAGCGCGTGTTATCATGCTATAAAAGAAGCCAAACTTGTCGCCGTCGCGGATGTGAGACCGGAGAAAGCGAAAGAGATCGCGCAAAAATACGGAGCCGAGGCATATTCCACAGGGATGGAACTGATTAACAATGCCGATATGGATGTGATCGATATTTGTCTTCCGACTTACCTTCACTGTGAGCACGCCGTCGCCGCCATGAAAAAGGGCAGGGATGTGTTTGTGGAAAAACCGATCTGCATGAATCCCGAAGAGGGAAAGCTTCTTTTAAAAACCGAAAAAGAAACCGGAGCAAAGGTACAGGTAGGCCTTGTCATCCGTTCCTGGAACGAATATATGTGGTTAAAAGATACGGCTGTTTCCGGAAAATACGGTCGGATCACTTCCGCATATTTCGGAAGATTGAGCCCGAAGCCGACCTGGGCCTGGAACAACTGGCTTCATAATCCCGAATGCAGCGGCACAATGGCACTCGATTTACATATCCACGACATCGATTATATGCGCTATCTTTTGGGCGAACCGAAGAATATTTCTTCTCAGGCAGGAAGAAACGACAAGGGCATCATTGAACATATCTACAGCGTCTTTTCCTATGAAAATGCCGCGGTCAGCGTCGAGGGCGGCTGGGGATTTTCGCAGGAGTTTCCCTTTTCGATGAGTTTTCGGGTGCAGTTTGAAAAAGCAGCCGTTGTTCTGGACGCAAACGGGCTGACCGTATACTGCAATAACGGAGAGGTTTTGAAGCCGGAGATCAAAGAAGAGTTTCGCTTAAACAGCGAGATCGGCGGAAACGTCTCCTCCCTCGGCGGATATTATAACGAACTCAGCTATTTTATCGATTGCCTGGAACAGGGCAAAGAAATTACCAGAGCGCCGTTATGTGAAGCAGTCAAATCGATGGAGCTTGTACTCAAAGAAATTGAAACAGCCGGCGGAATGGTAAAAAAATAGGAGGATTTAAAAATGAAAGTACTTGCGATCGGTGCGCATCCCGATGATATCGAGGTCTCGTGCGCCGGGACGCTTGCCAAGTGCGTAAAAAGAGGAGATCAGGTGACGGTTTGCCATGTCGCGAACGGCAATATGGGACATGTAGTGATCGAGCCGGCGGCATTGCGTGAAATCAGAATCGGTGAGGCAAAAAAGGCCGGCGCGCTTGCCGGAATCAAAGTCATCACCGCGGACATCGGAGACCTTGTGGTAAACGGCAGCGATTTGTCTCAACGGGATAGGATCATGGAGATCATCCGGCAGGAAAAGCCGGAACTGATCATCACCCACAGCCCGACGGATTATATGCCGGATCACGTCGCGGTCAGCAAGCTGGTGTTTGACGCGGTCTTCTGCGCCAGCGTTCCGCACTACGGCAGCAATCCGGCGACGGCGCTGACGCCGCTCTTTTATATGGACAATTTGGCGGGAATGAATTTTCAGCCGACGGAGTATGTCGACATCACGGAGACCTTCGAGACAAAACTTCAAATGCTCGAATGCCACGAAAGCCAGATGAAATGGATGAGAGACCACGATCATATCGACTTTGCGGATTTTGTGCGCACCTGCGCCAAGTTCAGGGGTCTTCAATGCAACTGCGCCTATGCGGAAGCGTTTACCCAGGCCTATGTGTGGCCTAAGGTCGTAACTAAAAGAATGCTGCCGTAATAAAAGGAGGAGAAATACAATGGATTTTTTAACGACCGTGAAAGGTTCTTTGCTTGAAAACTTTTTCCCGAAAGGGTGGGATCTCGCGAAGATAGACGCCTGCTGTGAAAAAGGCGTTCAAAGAGAAAGCTTCTGGAACAAAAGCTTTCAGCCGGTGGAATGTGAAAACATCAATGATTTTGATACTTATATGGGGCATGAGATCGCCTTGCAGATCAAAAAAGCAAAGGATGAGGGCAAAAAGCTTGCGATGATCCTTCCCGTCGGCCCGATGGGGATGTACAAGTGGGCGGTGTTCTTTTTAAAGGAGTGGAACGTCCGCTGTGACCACGTCACGACTTTCAATATGGACGAGTGGGCTGACGGCGAGGGAAACACGCTGCCAAACACCGATCCGGCCTCCTTTGAATACAGCATGAAAGCGGCGTTTTTTGATCCATTGGGGCAATTGACAATTCCGTCCCGGCAGCGGAATTTTGCCACAAGGGAGAATCTGCCGACATATCCCGCCAAGATCGCCGGAATGAAAGAGGAAGGCGCGCGGCTTGTCTTGGTGTTCGGCATCGGAAGAATGTGCCATATCGCCTTCTGGGAGCCGCATTTTGCCGAAGAGTTCGCAAACGAAGCGGAGTGGAAAAAGCAGTGCTTCCGGTTGGGCGCAAAGCTCCATCCGCTGACCATCGAGCAAAATGCCATCACCAGCTTTAAATCCCGCACGACGCTGGTTCCCTGTTGCGCAAACACGATCGGACCGGGTCTGTTTTTGCAGGCAGATACCATCATCGGCGGCGCCGACGGCGCGCTCGGCAGAGGAATGGGCTGGCAGGGCATGAGTTTTCTGACCACGCTGCATTACGGCCCCGATATGAACATCACCTCAACTTACATGCCCACGCTTCCGGGGAAACT is a window of Oscillospiraceae bacterium DNA encoding:
- a CDS encoding Gfo/Idh/MocA family oxidoreductase; protein product: MKKIGLIGCGFMGGMHSACYHAIKEAKLVAVADVRPEKAKEIAQKYGAEAYSTGMELINNADMDVIDICLPTYLHCEHAVAAMKKGRDVFVEKPICMNPEEGKLLLKTEKETGAKVQVGLVIRSWNEYMWLKDTAVSGKYGRITSAYFGRLSPKPTWAWNNWLHNPECSGTMALDLHIHDIDYMRYLLGEPKNISSQAGRNDKGIIEHIYSVFSYENAAVSVEGGWGFSQEFPFSMSFRVQFEKAAVVLDANGLTVYCNNGEVLKPEIKEEFRLNSEIGGNVSSLGGYYNELSYFIDCLEQGKEITRAPLCEAVKSMELVLKEIETAGGMVKK
- a CDS encoding PIG-L family deacetylase gives rise to the protein MKVLAIGAHPDDIEVSCAGTLAKCVKRGDQVTVCHVANGNMGHVVIEPAALREIRIGEAKKAGALAGIKVITADIGDLVVNGSDLSQRDRIMEIIRQEKPELIITHSPTDYMPDHVAVSKLVFDAVFCASVPHYGSNPATALTPLFYMDNLAGMNFQPTEYVDITETFETKLQMLECHESQMKWMRDHDHIDFADFVRTCAKFRGLQCNCAYAEAFTQAYVWPKVVTKRMLP
- a CDS encoding sugar phosphate isomerase/epimerase family protein gives rise to the protein MKKGISIWSFSQASLETCFQLAEKAGFDGVEVALAETGEINLGSTKKELLKIKETAEKAGIELYSVASGLYWTCNYTASDPAIREKAKEITKKQLEIASRLGCDTILVVPGAVGVDFMPGTEVIEYDVAYERASQALKELAPFAEELGVTIGVENVWNQFLLSPLEMAGFIDGIGSAYVGAYFDVGNVMYSGYPEHWIKILGKRIKKVHFKDYRKAAGGLHGFVDLLAGDVNFPAVMRSFSKIGYDGWVTAEMLPPYKFFSETILYNTSNAMDKILGRT